The Setaria viridis chromosome 9, Setaria_viridis_v4.0, whole genome shotgun sequence sequence CTGCTCGGCGCTCGCCGACCTCCGCTCTGGCCGCGCCGTCCACGCCCatgccgctgctgccggcctTCACACCGATCTGTTTGTATCCACCGCCCTCATCGACCTGTACATCAGGTGCGCTCGCTTTGGCCCCGCAGCCAACGTCTTTGCCAAAATGCCCACGAGGGACGTCGTGGCATGGAACGCCATGCTCGCGGGCTATGCTCAACACGGCATGTATCAACACGCCATTGCCCACCTCCTCGACATGCAGGCTTATGACCGCCTCAGGCCCAATGCCTCCACCCTCGTCTCCCTTCTTCCACTTCTTGCACAGCATGAGGCGCTCTCCCGAGGAACAAGTGTCCATGCCTACTGCCTTCGTGCCCGTCTCGACCAAAAGGAGGAACAAGTGCTTGTCGGCACTGCGCTGTTGGATATGTATGCAAAATGCAAACGCTTGGTTTATGCTTGCAGGGTGTTTCATGGTATGCCAGTCAGGAATGAGGTCACTTGGAGTGCGCTTATTGGAGGCTTTGTGATGTGCGATAGAATGGTGCAAGCTTTCAGTCTGTTCAAGGACATGCTGTCTCAAGGACTGTGCTTTCTCTCTCCGACCTCTGTTGCAAGTGCCCTTAGGGTCTGCGCCAGCCTTGCAGATGTTTGTATGGGTACACAGCTGCATGCTTTGCTTGTTAAATCTGGTATCCACGCTGATCTCACTGCAGGGAATTCACTTCTTTCAATGTATGCCAAGGCTGGCTTGATCGATGAAACAATGTCACTCTTTGATGAAATGTCCGTCAAGGACACAGTCTCTTATAGTGCACTTTTGTCAGGGTATGTGCAGAATGGTAAGGCAGAGGAAGCATTTCTTGTCTTCAAGAAGATGCAAGCCTGCAATGTGGAACCAGATGTCGCGACAATGGTATCTCTGATCCCAGCCTGTTCACACCTGGCCGCTTTGCAGCATGGGAGGTGCAGTCATTGCTCTGTCATAATCCGTGGGCTTGCATCAGAGACTTCTATATGTAATGCTTTGATAGATATGTATGCAAAATGTGGAAGGATTGATCTCTCCAGGCAGGTTTTTGATAAGATGGCAGCTCGGGATATAGTATCGTGGAATACAATGATTGCTGGATATGGAATTCATGGACTCGGGAAGGAAGCCACTACATTGTTCTTAGGCATGAAGAATCAAGGTTTTGCACCAGATGATGTCACATTCATCTGTCTAATATCTGCGTGCAGTCATTCTGGACTTGTGACTGAAGGGAAGCACTGGTTTAATATGATGACACAAAAGTATGGTATACTTCCAAGGATGGAACACTATATCTGTATGGTTGATCTTTTGGCAAGAGGTGGTTTCCTTGATGAAGCCTATCAGTTTATCCAGAGTATGCCTCTGAAAGCCGATGTCCGTGTATGGGGAGCCTTGCTTGGAGCTTGCCGGATTCACAAGAACATTGATTTAGGAAAGCAAGTCTCAAGGATGATCCAGAAACTAGGACCTGAGGGGACTGGCAACTTTGTTCTGCTGTCTAACATATTCAGTGCTGCCGGGAGATTCAATGAGGCAGCAGAAGTTCGAGTAATACAGAAGGTCAAGGGATTTAAGAAGAGTCCTGGTTGTAGTTGGATTGAGATAAACGGCTCCTTGCATGCATTTGTTGGTGGAGACCAATCTCATCCACGTTCACCTGACATATATCAAGAACTTGATAATATCCTGATAGACATTAAGAAACTGGGTTACCAAGCTGACACCAGTTTTGTTTTGCAAGAtctggaggaagaggaaaaggaaaaggcacTCCTTTGTCATAGCGAAAAGCTAGCAATAGCTTTTGGTATCCTCAGTCTTGGTGAGGATAAGACCATTTTTGTTACAAAGAATCTCCGTGTTTGTGGAGACTGCCATACTGCCATAAAATACATGACCTTAGTTAGGAACAGGTCTATCATTGTCAGAGATGCTAACAGATTTCATCATTTCAAGAATGGGCAATGCAGCTGTGGAGATTTCTGGtgacagcaccaccaccaaacAGAAGACCATTTCATAAATTATTGGTCTCTCAGGACATCATGTGACAGAACTCATATCCTAACATCCATATTAGCTCAGATGTTCCTCATGAAAAGCCATGTACATCTCTTGCCTCACAATGTGAAGCTGAGGAAGGAGACAAGATCCAATACAAGGAATTTGAAAGGAGGAGATCAAAGCAAAGCAAATGCCAAAGTAAGTCAGggtttaaggaaaacttttTGGCACATGGCGAACAGGACATGAACCACACAGCTCATGGTTTGTAGATTATAATTTATAACATAATGTACATAAACCAAGATTGGTAATCAGATTTATGAAGGCATTCTTTATTCTTGTTCATGTGTCAAGCTGATACAAAGCATTAGTATGCATTTCATTGTGATATTAGTATTTTCGTAGTTGCGGGATTAAATTCTGTAGATTATATATGAAAGATGGAGATGAAGGGATGTTAATTGCTTTTCACTTCCTTCAGTAAAAAAACATGGGATGCCTGTCAAGGCCTCTTGACTGAAATGAAATGGCGTAAGGGAAAATAAACCTAATAGACTATTGGCAAATGGAACATGAGCTACAATTCCATGACAAAGGTGGGTCTCTATTGAGTGGTACAGAGGATTATTTTTCTAGTATCTTCTGGACCCACTAATCTCATATCTTGTTTTTTTCATAGAAAATAGAAATGTGCCACCTTTTTCCTCTAAATACACAATTTCTAATTTATTAGATCATTCAGTATAATACATATACATATTGATACAAAATTATCTTGTGAATTAATGATATACTGTGCAGGCATGCAATTTATTAGCCATTGAAATTAATTCTATGAAACCAATTGATGAAGGACACTCACAAAGTCTCTTTTAACCTATTTCAGTTTTGGTTGAAATATTTGTGGCCATCAATAAATTATCCCAGAAGATGATGGAAAAAAACTATTAATGCTTCTATGTAATAAATTAGCCATTGAAATTAATTCTATGAAACCAATTGATGAAGGACACTCACAAAGTCTCTTTTAACCTCTTTCAGTTTTGGTTGAAATATTTGTGGCCATCAATAAATTATCCCAGAAGATGATGGGGAAAAACTATTAATGCTTCTATGGAGGCGTGATTTTCCACCTTTGTACTTTTAAATGGAAACTGTAGCACCAGTAACTCAAAATTTTGATTTATTGCTCTCTTTATTTCAAGATAAGTGCTTCTTTGACCATTGGTGCTACTTGGCCCTTGGTTCCATCATAGTAAAACTAGAGATATGTTGACAACAGGACATCAAACGTTAAGACCATTAAGTATATTGCTTGCACATGGACATCAGTAAGTTGGAGAAAGTATCACTGAGGGGAAATCTAGCTAAGAAATTTTCTTGGTTATCGGCAAGAAACATTGGCATTATGATATATTGGATTCTTGTATCTTCAGTGACTTGGATACTGTAGATTCTCATCTTCATTCTCCATGCTATGTGCTTCTACCTCTtcgtttgtttgattttgaacaTTTTTGTTCCTAGGCAGCAGATGCATTGGTTGACATTATTTTCTCTAAATTTCTGGTTTTAGTAGAGATATTACAGTTGTAAGCTCATGAGTGCTTAACCATTCTGTTGTACTATATCTGGGTTAATCAAACATCTGAAATTGCAAATGGTTTCACCATAACACACTGCCTTGCGGTCATAGTCCGTTTAATCATTCGTTGATGTGAGTTTGCCTGAATTGCATATATGAAACTTCAGTTCTTGGTGCCGCAGATCAAAAGGATGTAATTTCTCTTTCTGCTGAGACTGTTCGCACAATTTTTTATCCATTTTAAAGAAATTGACATTGGTACTCACATAACTTTTGAATGGGCAAGGTTTGCATATACAATTGAATGGGAATGTATCATGCCTTTAAAATATTGGTTAATAAAATGATTTGGAAGGTTGTAAAGATCTCGATGGGAGCTTCTACGTGCAGAAGTTCAAAAGGGAAGGGATTTGGATGAGAGAATGTATTTGAAGTCCGCAGAATGTACAAGAGTTATATTGGAATTCATTGGAGATGCAGACATCCCACAGTTTTTGCAACGACAAGGTTAAAAGATCAACAGAGGGTTCAGATCTGGATGGATTGCGTTTTCGAACTTCCTTGTGGAGACAATGGGCGCTGCTGATTGTAATCCTGCAAAGACAAGATTTGCTTAGAATTCAAAAGTTTAATCTGCATCTGAAGGAACAACGCCTAGCCAGAGGCTTGTAAATAGAAGGGATACATTTTTCTCTTGCTCCAGAAACATGAAACAAGAAAAGTGAAACGGATACGTTTTGGTTTACTCTGTGGTAATCATATGTAAGAGTGAGCTGCTGCAAGATAATTTGGATATAATTCATTTCCGAGGTCAAGTGAAAACATGTTGATATAACAGGTTTAAACTAAATTGGAGATGAGTAATTTGGAGTCTGAACCCCCAAATACATAAATGCTCACCCAACGAAAGGAAAATCTAAAAGTTAACTTCACTCATTGTGATTCTTAGACTAGGATAAGTTTGGACATGACAAGGTTCACCAACTTAATCCATCGCTACGTGGGACGAACAGCAAATCCACAACTCTGAGTGCATCCTGCTCATTCTCTATCTTGTACTTGCGAATCACCGCCGGCGCAATCATCAGCGGCTTCCACTGCTTCGTCTCATTCCACTTCATCAGGCTCGCCATGAAATCCTTCCAACTGACAAGCAACGCCCTCTCTCCAAGAGCTTCAAGGAAGCTCCCACTCTCCCACCCATCCATCACCTTCTGCTTCACCGGGAAGAACCGCAGAGCCCCCGGGACCATGACCATCAGCTGCGCCGCCGATACCTTCGCGTCATCCCTGTCCCTGGCACTGGCAGTGGACGGATCGAAGCCGGAGGAGTCGAGGAGAGGTTCCTTACCGCTAGCTTGAGCGCGTTCCAAGTCACTAGCTAGTACTCTAGACTGCATTGTTTCTTTAGAAATGCATTACATTTTTGTTCTGCGAAGAGAAGAAATACATTACATGAAAATACTGATTTTGATGACAAtggaaaaatattaaaattcaATCTGATTGTGAAATGTGAATAATTCTGAAAACACTAAAGGCCAGACCCTAGTCACATAATCTGAGAAAGCTCCCATGTTCTAGCCATCCATCTAGTAGAGCCGATTTTTAATGGTGAATATCATCAATCGCATCTAGAAGGACGTCATGCACGCACGCTCGCACCCACGTGTGTACACCTATGACCATGAAATGTTAGTCTGGTAGACTTTGAACTTAACGAAATCATCGGTAGACGCCTCACTGTCAAcgaaaaactaaaataaataattaataaaaatCCAAGCATAGGTTCCACATCAAAGAACTCATGCGAATCTGTGTGGCTGGCATTGTTTTGTCTTTTAAGgatcaactagcattgttaatGACAACGGCCATCAATTTTTACCCTACCAAAATCAAGCTCAGCGGCCTGTCAGAAGCCCATGTAGAACTGTCTCCTGTATTAGTTAGCAGGAAAACCAAGCATATCTAAGAGTAGAAATTGTAGTATaaaggtgtttttttttttgcgaggagtAGTATAAAGGAATTGAATGTGTACGTGTACACAACACAAAGAAGAGGACTAAAACCAGTGAATGAGGGCATTGAGGTGTTTAGCTCCAGCAGCAGATCGACCCTAGGGAGGCCTCCTCTTTGATCTTGCTCCGAACTCTGAATCGCGGCACAACGTTCTACCGAAACCATCGTTAAGAAATTTCATGCTTGTGAGAAGTTTTACAGGGCTGGCCACTGCAGTTCACAGGGGCCAGGGGGCACCGTGATGGCGTGGTGGCTGCTCAATAAGAATACAGACATACTTGCCAGGAAATAAAAAGGACCAAATGATTGGCCCTGAATGAATGATAAACTGTTAAAATTCTCAGACGGCATAACCATGACTAAAatattcttaaaaaaattaaaacaattgAAAGCAAAGCAACTAAGCTGTGGATGTGGATGATCTTCCTAAGATTACATGGCCGTTATTTGGAGATTTAGCTACTTCTGAAGCTTAACAAAGCAACCGAAATGATCATTTCCACATATCTTCCCGATATGTGCATCAACTGCCTACCTATCTAGTCAAAGGCAGGCAGTAACGTTGTGCATCCCACCGCACCGGTAGCACATGTCGACCGCTTCCGTCGCGGAAACCGTGTCCGTCACGAGGAACGCCTCCGTCTCCATCACCGCGCAGAAGCACCGCATCCCATTGTACGCCCCGCCCCTGCCCGCCACGAGTAGCGGCCCGCAGCATGCGGCCGTCGGGACGAAGATGTCGGCGGGGCTGGGGATCGATCTCTCGCTACAGCATGCGCTCCATGGGTTGGGTGGGGATCGATCTCTCGCTACAGCTGCTAGTCCCTGCTGCTACTTGGGCTCGGTGTTGTAACTCTGGACAATGGGGAAAGCAGGGAGGCGAGCCTTGTATAGGCGCGGGCACCGTGGCAAGTATGCTGTTGCTGACTTGCGCCAAGCCTTGTTTCAATTGCCAATACAAGTTCAGGAAAACAagtttagctttttttttaaccaaCCAGGCAAAAGagttgccgattatattaaaaagaagataaaaCTCAGATCGAGCAAATacaaccaaagaaaaaaaaaacaacacaaaTACCGGCCAGTTGGATTGGGTCATCAACACACGCCGCACAACGCCCTCGCACTCAACTCAACAACACATCggccagttggattgggacatcaacacgtgCCGAGCTCAACTCATCGCAAACAAGCAACTCTGcccggtcggattgggacatcgacacgaGCCGCGTAACCGTcattgctccaccatagctccTCATCACCAATgtgacaccaccaccaccaccaccaccagactACCATCATCAGCAAACGAGTAGTGTTGACCACCAAAAGAAGCCAAGGACACGCCAGCGTCACCACTTGCGCCGTCGTGACCGACGATGTTCCGTACCGAGCTAACCGCTACCATGTAGGGTTGGTCGCCACGGATCGCTGCAAGTCGTGTAATTATCACACCATCGTAGTTGCTTGCGCCGAGCATTTCAAACTTCAAGGTTTGAAGAGTAGGTGGGTGTGTCATGTGGTTTGTCTAGGCATCATCTCACACAGGGCAGATGCCTCATGCAAGCATGCATGTACTATGTGTAGGCAACAAATTAAACATAGGTCTCAAAACCGTCATGCTGGAGCTATGAGTGTACCGGCGACCGTTACAAGTTTGAAAAGGGCAGCTTTTGAGCAATTAACGCATAGAAAATTTCCTCTAATTGGCATGAGCCCTTTCTCTTGGAGGTTTGGTGGAAGCACACTGTCAGAAATTCGAGTAGTCTCAGCTATTTACAATAATGAAAGCTGATTAAATGGAGTTAGATACTTCCtctattttaattttaaattataaatcgttttagcttttcaaaaGTTAATAGATTTTGCTACGAATGTAGTTGTATATCTAAATGTATAGAAACACAAAGAAactaaaaaaccaaaacaatctataatttaagataaacaacctataatttgagatTGAGGAAGTAATGTAAATGTACATTTACATTTGCGCATGGACAAGGCTGCTCTTGGGTGGCACCGTGGCAGGACAGCGGGCACTGCCTCTGTTGCCGGCATGCCGGTGCGAGTGCGACGATGTTGTGACGGATCGGAGAAACAGAAAAGGATAAAAGCCATGGTCGACTCTCGACTGCTTGTATTATTGGGTAGCATATGTAATCTGCCGATCGATGATCTTCCTAATATAAGCTTACATGGTTTTCTGCAGATCTAGCTAGATACTCATTATACTAATGCTAAACTTAGCAAGGCAGTTGACGTGGATCATCAATCTCCACATGCATTTGCATTGGCGGCTACCCCTAACCCATGCAGACCGTAACGTTGTGCCTGCCGCCGCACTGGTAGTACATGTCGACGGCGTCCCCCGTGGTAATCGCCACCGTCTGGAAATCGTCCGTCATCAGCGCGGCGCACAAGCACTCTAGCCCGGTGTGAGCGAACGGCCCGCCTCTGCCCGCGGCGAGCAGGGCCGCGCAgcacggggccggcggcgggacggcgccAAAGTCGCGGTCTCGCGGAGGCACCTGTCAGCGATCTGGTCGCCGAGGCGAAAAGCgtcgcacggcggcggcgctctcgcGGGGCTCCGAGGGGGCGTCGCGCTCCGCCGCGGGTCCGGAGCTGCATCATCGTCCCCTGCTGGCTCGCTGCTCGGATAGCTTGCGCCGGCGGGGCATGCTACTCCGGCCAAGACGACGCCGAGCAGCACCATCGCCAGACCGAACACAAGGTGGTGTGGTGGGCGCTCCATGGGTTGGGTGGGATCTCTCGCGACGTACGGCTAGCCCCTGCAGCTACACCGGGAGAACTCTGAACGAtggagaaagggagggaggcgcgCCTTGTATATGCGCGGGCACCGTGGCGGGTGGGCCTGCCGCTCTGCGTGCCCCGCGCCAGAGGGCTTCATGCTATCCGGGCAGCCGGGCGAAGGGTGTGTGACTGTGTGCTTGGTGGGCCGATCGAGCATGGCAGCAATTCGAATTCTATTCCTGGCAATGCACAATTCATATTCGTAGTATTGGACTTTTTTTGAATCTGTATTTGCACGGGATTCAGCTAAACATATGCATTTGATCGTGATTGATCAGTTCAGTTGCCACACCCCTTCGATCGTGCCCATATCCCGAAGATTTTGTTCATCGCGATGATTTGGTTCATTTAAGGATAGGCACTTGAAGAGAGTTGACAGTATGGCCTTCCTATATCAGCCTTTATGAACCAAATCATCCTTGTAAGGATTTAAAAGTCAGTAAAACTCATTTATTGAAATAAAATCATCGTTGTACAATTTACAGCAGGACATTCCTGCCTCAAGTCATAACTACAAACCCAAGCCATCAGTATAGTGTGGCACAACGaagtgaaaaaagaaaaactgaacACCTAGCCCTGAGCAGTCTATTTTTACAAGTGTACTACACAGCCTCAACCACAAAGTATAACACATATATTACTTGCCTGTTTCTTCAAAACAAATTTGAATTACTCGTCTCCAAAACTAATCACAAATTGGAGCAAAACCTTCCGAGGCAGTCTTGAACCAAAATTCAATAGGCTCTTCTCAACTTGGGCTTCGGCACAGGGCTAGTGCGACCACCCCACGCTAACCGCGGCTGCTTCGAACCCCTCCTTCCCGCCACCAAACCGTATGGCGCCACCGATGCTTCCCTtccgccctcgccgcctcctgTCCATGCTaccaccctttgccaccgcctTCTCGCTGACATCCTTCCTCCCCATGCCGCCGGCCTTCTCAAGAAGCCGCAGCACTTTGGACttccccgcggcggccgcgacctCGGCGGCAGTTCTTCCCTTCACCGTCGTGGCCTTGGCGTTCGCGCCGTTCTTTAGGAGGATGTCTACCACGTCGGCGCgacccgcctccgccgcgcagTGCAGCGCCGTGTACCCCTCGGCGTCGGCCGCATCAACGTCCGCGCCGCGGTCGATGAGGTCGCGCACCGTGTCGGCGCGCCCTTTGAAGGCGGCGCGCATGAGCGGCGTCCACCCGTGCGCGTCCCGCCCCTCGACGGACGCGCCGCCATCGGCCGCGCGCCGGACCGATCTCACCTCGCCCTTGCGCGCGGCGGCCAGGATCGCCTCGCCGAGGCCCAGGAAGTCCATGATCCGGCCGCCGTGGCCCTCCTCGGCGGCGATCTCGAAGGCCGTCTTCCCGGCCACGTCGCGCACGGCGGCCGTGCCGGCCGCGCCGTGCGACAGGAGGAGGCGCGCGACCGCCTCGTCTCCGCGCCTCGCCGCGGCGTGCAGCGCGGTGGCCCCGTCCGCGCCGCACCTCGCGTCGGCCCTCGCGCCTGCCGCGAGAAGCGCCTTCAccgcgtcccgccgccccgcctccgcGGCCAGGCGAAGAGGAGTCTTGCCGTCTCTCCCCGCCGCGTCGATAGATGTGAACGAACACGAGAAGGACGCGGAAGAGGACGAGGCGGGAGAAGCGGAGGCGGACTTGGCGAGGAGCAGCCTCAGGACGTCGttatggccggcggcggcggccgcgtggAGCGCGTCGGAGCCGGTGGGCGTCGCGCCGTTGGCGATGAGGAGCTCGGCGATGAGGCActcgccggaggcggcggccgtctCGAGCGGCGTCCGGCCGCGGCTCGGCTTGTCGGCGTCCGCGCCGTACTCGAGCAGCACCTGGACGATGTCGGCGCGGCCGAGGCCGACGGCGAGGTCGAGCAGCGTGCGGCCGGAATcgtcggcggcgtccgcggGGTGCCACTCGGGCTCGCTGCGGTCGAGCACCTCCCTGAGCGCCtccaccgcgccggccgccaccagcCGCGCGGCCACGGACGCGCCCACGAAGCTCGCCCTGATGCCGCTGTCCACGAACACCTGCTTCCTCCTCGCCGAGAACCACTCCGGGTTGACCGAGTCAAGCGCCGTCACGGGCTCCTtaacggcggcgccgggcgccaCCACGCTGTGCAGCAGGAACGCGTCCTCGCCGCGGCTCCCTCCTCCCGACCCGCTGCTATGCCCCTCCGGCGCCGCGGAGCCCAGGTACATCACCTCCACGGTgaccgcggcgagcggcgccagGATCCCCGTGTGCGGGCGCACCGCGAAGCGCCCCCGCACCGCCGGCTGCAGCCGGAACGCCACCGGCATGGTGTGCATCGCGTTCCGCAGCGTGAGCTCCCCCCTCGCCTGCCTCCCGGGCTCCACCCGGACCATCACCTCGTTCGACGGCTCCGGTATCACCAACCGATCCATGCcgtcctcctttcttcctctcttctcTCAAAGCTGCAGTTTCTTCTTGCCGTGCTAGAACACCTACCGCGTCTCCTTTGAGTTGTTGGTCGAGccagaggtggaagaagaagccATCAAGAGGAGTGGGAGGAGGGACGGGGTCTTATGTACCACCAACACGTACAGtttggccggcgcggcgcggaggcgtgCCACATGGTGGGTGTGAAGAACAAGGAGGACTTGTTCTATGTGGTGGCAGCTCCAGGTTTTTTAATGGCGGGTTTGGCGTCTGGTGGTGGGCACTGGGGTTTATTCCGGAGGGCAACGGAGATCGACCGCGGTGGCGCCTAGCGGCGGCAACTTCCCGGCGCCATAGCCCGTCGCTGTCGCTCGTCATTGTAGGTGATAAACAAATGATTTAATGATATGAACAAAGCAGAGGTGATTGGATGCACGATCGTGTTATCACTTTCGTTTTGGGTGTGGTTAGTACCTGGCAGTAGGAAGCATTTCGACAGCAAGAACAGTTTCGATTTCAATCAGTCGAGATTGAGCTGTGGCATATTTCGTTTCTTCAGAATGTTCGGTTTGCGCCTGCCAGTAAGCTATTGTACAGTATGCTTGAGTAGACCTGACAAACGGCGGACACTCTGTTTCTCAGTCTGAATGCTTCGAAAGGACCTCTatgctatatattttttttctgaaaatctTTGGCTGCAAAGTGACTGATTTCTG is a genomic window containing:
- the LOC117836070 gene encoding pentatricopeptide repeat-containing protein At3g16610, with product MLCPRRGIRAYAATALLTGRNLIAIILPPRRRLPCARAMLLPRVHLRLASTAAVRLHPPPSGAFSHDVKDKKEWQLELEQHIARGQLAFARQVLDRIPAPDARAYNALIRAYSWRGPFHAAIDLYRSMLHRRVAPNKYTFPFVLKACSALADLRSGRAVHAHAAAAGLHTDLFVSTALIDLYIRCARFGPAANVFAKMPTRDVVAWNAMLAGYAQHGMYQHAIAHLLDMQAYDRLRPNASTLVSLLPLLAQHEALSRGTSVHAYCLRARLDQKEEQVLVGTALLDMYAKCKRLVYACRVFHGMPVRNEVTWSALIGGFVMCDRMVQAFSLFKDMLSQGLCFLSPTSVASALRVCASLADVCMGTQLHALLVKSGIHADLTAGNSLLSMYAKAGLIDETMSLFDEMSVKDTVSYSALLSGYVQNGKAEEAFLVFKKMQACNVEPDVATMVSLIPACSHLAALQHGRCSHCSVIIRGLASETSICNALIDMYAKCGRIDLSRQVFDKMAARDIVSWNTMIAGYGIHGLGKEATTLFLGMKNQGFAPDDVTFICLISACSHSGLVTEGKHWFNMMTQKYGILPRMEHYICMVDLLARGGFLDEAYQFIQSMPLKADVRVWGALLGACRIHKNIDLGKQVSRMIQKLGPEGTGNFVLLSNIFSAAGRFNEAAEVRVIQKVKGFKKSPGCSWIEINGSLHAFVGGDQSHPRSPDIYQELDNILIDIKKLGYQADTSFVLQDLEEEEKEKALLCHSEKLAIAFGILSLGEDKTIFVTKNLRVCGDCHTAIKYMTLVRNRSIIVRDANRFHHFKNGQCSCGDFW
- the LOC117839609 gene encoding protein VAPYRIN gives rise to the protein MDRLVIPEPSNEVMVRVEPGRQARGELTLRNAMHTMPVAFRLQPAVRGRFAVRPHTGILAPLAAVTVEVMYLGSAAPEGHSSGSGGGSRGEDAFLLHSVVAPGAAVKEPVTALDSVNPEWFSARRKQVFVDSGIRASFVGASVAARLVAAGAVEALREVLDRSEPEWHPADAADDSGRTLLDLAVGLGRADIVQVLLEYGADADKPSRGRTPLETAAASGECLIAELLIANGATPTGSDALHAAAAAGHNDVLRLLLAKSASASPASSSSASFSCSFTSIDAAGRDGKTPLRLAAEAGRRDAVKALLAAGARADARCGADGATALHAAARRGDEAVARLLLSHGAAGTAAVRDVAGKTAFEIAAEEGHGGRIMDFLGLGEAILAAARKGEVRSVRRAADGGASVEGRDAHGWTPLMRAAFKGRADTVRDLIDRGADVDAADAEGYTALHCAAEAGRADVVDILLKNGANAKATTVKGRTAAEVAAAAGKSKVLRLLEKAGGMGRKDVSEKAVAKGGSMDRRRRGRKGSIGGAIRFGGGKEGFEAAAVSVGWSH